GTTTGGGACAGTTGGCTAAACTGACTGAAATAGATGTTGATAAAGTTGGGGTCAATGGAgccaaaaatttctttgaagctaaggtaaattcaaatattcttcaaaatacTTGTAGTTCCAGTAgtcttattcatttttttttatataagcTCTAATAAATTTAAAATCGATCTTCTTTCCGCAgattgaagaacagaagaaactCAGCAAGTTCGAGAGTGAAATCAGGGAAGAACAAGAAGAAAGAAAACGTTTAGAAGATGAAAAGGCACTCAGGAGGCAACAATTCTTAGAGAAAGCAGCAATGTTCAAGTGAACTGAGATAATTTTAATGCTTGTtaatatttatacatattttatttcgaattaagTTTAGACTGACTTATTCTTAGATCGCAAATTACACAAAAATACACAATGCATGCATATGTTGCCTTTGCACACATCATAATATTTGtggattttattgaattttgttgAGACAGCACAGCAAGTGAATCATAATAgatttattgtatttttttattgacTTTGTATATAAGATAGATTATAGATGAGTGTACAAATTACTAGAATTTAACTAACTTTAGGCagatttgaattttcaatacaGATTATATGTTACACTTGATGAATTATTTGTTTAATtttacagtttctttgaaacataGGTATATATAGGTACCTCCCATTTTTCCACTTCAAGATTTTTATAATTGTGTTTATTTTTCGATAAGAAGTTTTGTGTAATCTGTTcctttgataaaaaatatattcagtATAGCCTTATTTCATGAAAACCAATTCCAATTCCTGATGAATAGGTCAAgactttttcataattttttaagCGCTCATTAAATTCACATATTGAAGTGAATAAAAAACAgagaaaaatcatatttccatCAGAAAATCTCGGTAAACCAGAATACTACTCGAAAGACGATAGCATTTTCGCTAGGATCTGGCAGGTATCTGAGTTAGTGGCCTAGTAATTCATTTGAAGCGTTTTTTTACTTACTATCTGAATGAAGAAGTATAGTATCGTTCATGAACAAAGATTCCAAAAATACTTTTTAATTCACATGAACTTGAGTAAGTTGGCTAAATTAAAAAAAGTAGTAGATCGAAAAATTTACAGACGTcagatgaagaagaagaaattcatAACCAACAATTTATTTGGATTTTGATAGCTGTTTTTTTCTATCTCTTTACCTGATACATTTTGAGGGTTTGTTGCAAATATCTGTAAAAAATGGTCGATTTAAAGAAAGATTTAGAAGAATATCTTCTGTTGCAAAGTGAccagaagaaaaatttcaaaatacagatgCCAACCATCCCCAAACCCTCATTACCGAAATGGTTCAAGCAACAAGAACCAACTGAGGAAGGTTGGTTCCAAGAAACAAAAAAAGACTGCTGTCCCAGTTTGGTAAATAATATATTCCATTGAAAGCACTAAGTATTCAAATACTGAAATTTCAGAGTAGATTCCAAAGGTGGACATTTTTCGGTTTGTGTATATGTGTAGGAGGAATATGTTTCTCTCTATCAATGCTGTATGTTCCTGTTTTGATATTGAAAGCCAGAAAATTTGCATTATTATTCACTTTAGGAAGTTTCTTCTTTGTATTAGGGTAAGTGTGATTTACGGTAATGATAAAATAGACATAG
This genomic stretch from Coccinella septempunctata chromosome 7, icCocSept1.1, whole genome shotgun sequence harbors:
- the LOC123316797 gene encoding protein transport protein sft2 is translated as MVDLKKDLEEYLLLQSDQKKNFKIQMPTIPKPSLPKWFKQQEPTEEGWFQETKKDCCPSLSRFQRWTFFGLCICVGGICFSLSMLYVPVLILKARKFALLFTLGSFFFVLGFFFLMGPWSYLKQMFTRERIFLTISYLGTLIATLYSALFLQSTPLTVLFAVFQIISLLWTVLSHIPGGSTGLSFFTKMFSSSVTSTLPV